A section of the Salvelinus sp. IW2-2015 linkage group LG7, ASM291031v2, whole genome shotgun sequence genome encodes:
- the LOC111966729 gene encoding ceramide-1-phosphate transfer protein, protein MAVASEDLKFTLQEVLDTFKSCLSEHKEVFLEHYVAGWRGLVRFMNCLGSVFSFISKDAVNKIQILVNHLNGENGAHYVTIQSMVKYELDSQLVDLTKRGSFPESGCRTLLRLHRALRWLELFLERLRTSTEDSNTSVMCSEAYNESLAQHHAWIIRKAAGTAFWALPGRATFFDVLNVGSPEQVMAVLGDTLPLISEVYKVTEDLYAQNNILELP, encoded by the exons ATGGCTGTAGCATCGGAGGATCTGAAATTCACTTTACAAGAGGTTCTTGACACTTTTAAGTCATGCCTCTCTGAACACAAAGAAGTATTCCTTGAACATTATGTAGCAGGGTGGCGTGGTCTCGTAAG ATTCATGAACTGCCTGGGGAGTGTGTTTTCCTTCATCTCCAAGGATGCTGTCAACAAGATCCAAATCCTGGTCAACCATCTGAATGGTGAGAATGGGGCCCACTACGTCACCATCCAGTCTATGGTCAAGTATGAACTGGACAGCCAACTGGTGGACCTGACTAAGAGAGGCAGTTTCCCAGAGTCCGGCTGCCGCACCCTCCTGAGGCTGCACCGTGCCCTACGCTGGCTGGAGCTATTCCTGGAGAGGCTACGAACCAGCACTGAGGACAGCAATACCTCGGTCATGTGCTCTGAGGCCTATAATGAGTCCCTCGCCCAACACCATGCATGGATCATCCGCAAGGCTGCCGGCACAGCGTTCTGGGCTCTCCCAGGTCGTGCTACGTTCTTTGATGTGTTGAATGTAGGTAGCCCAGAGCAGGTGATGGCTGTGCTAGGGGACACGCTGCCTCTCATCTCTGAGGTATACAAAGTGACAGAGGACCTCTATGCCCAGAACAACATACTGGAGTTGCCCTAG
- the LOC111966727 gene encoding ATP-dependent RNA helicase DDX19A-like isoform X1 — translation MATDSWALAVDKQESTTDSFGSLVIRSPPRGGGDAAFRKAKGTTKQVENGTEGEEKEDKAAQSLLNKMIHTSLVNTTNQVEVLQRDPNSPLYSVKTFEELRLKDELLRGVYDMGFNRPSKIQENALPMMLAEPVYYPSGSRPQNLIAQSQSGTGKTAAFALAMLSHVDPANKWTQCLCIAPTYELALQTGKVIEQMGKFYPEVKLAYAIRGNKLDRGTKIQEQIVIGTPGTVLDWCSKLKIIDPKKISVFVLDEADVMIATQGHQDQSIRIQRMLPNECQMLLFSATFEDSVWKFAERVVPDPNIIKLKREEETLDTIKQYYVLCNDKDEKFTALCNIYGAITIAQAMIFCHTRRTAGWLSAELTKEGHVVALLSGEMTVEQRAAIIERFREGKEKVLVTTNVCSRGIDVEQVSVVINFDLPMDKDGNADNETYLHRIGRTGRFGKRGLAVNMIDSKQSMNILNQIEEHFNKKINKLDTDDLDEIEKISN, via the exons ATGGCTACTGACTCCTGGGCTCTGGCTGTCGATAAACAGGAATCTACGACTGACTCT TTCGGCTCCTTGGTGATAAGATCTCCACCTCGAGGTGGAGGTGATGCTGCATTTAGAAAGGCAAAAG GTACCACAAAACAAGTGGAGAATGGCACCGAAGGGGAAGAAAAAG AGGACAAAGCGGCCCAGTCGTTGTTGAATAAGATGATCCACACCAGCCTTGTGAACACTACCAATCAAGTAGAGGTTCTTCAGAGGGATCCAAACTCTCCTCTTTACTCGGTCAAGACATTTGAAGAGCTGAGACT GAAAGATGAGCTGCTAAGAGGAGTGTATGACATGGGTTTCAACAGACCCTCTAAGATCCAGGAGAATGCCCTGCCCATGATGCTGGCAGAGCC CGTGTATTATCCCTCTGGTTCCAGACCTCAGAACCTGATTGCCCAATCACAGTCCGGCACAGGTAAAACAGCTGCCTTTGCGCTGGCCATGCTCAGCCATGTTGACCCAGCTAACAAATGGACTCAG TGTCTTTGCATTGCCCCAACGTACGAGCTAGCCTTGCAGACTGGTAAAGTCATTGAACAGATGGGGAAATTCTATCCTGAGGTCAAATTGGCATATGCCATTCGTGGCAATAAAT TGGACCGAGGGACGAAGATTCAGGAGCAAATTGTCATCGGGACACCTGGCACGGTCCTAGACTGGTGCTCCAAACTGAAGATCATCGACCCCAAGAAGATCAGCGTCTTCGTCCTGGATGAGGCTGACGTCATGATTGCCACACAAGGTCACCAGGACCAGAGCATCCGGATCCAAAG AATGTTGCCAAATGAATGTCAGATGCTGCTGTTTTCGGCCACGTTTGAGGACTCAGTCTGGAAGTTTGCCGAGAGGGTTGTGCCAGACCCCAACATCATCAAGTTGAAACGTGAAGAGGAGACTCTGGACACCATCAAGCAGTATTACGTGCTCTGCAATGATAAGGACGAGAAGTTCACAGCCCTCTGTAATATCTACGGAGCCATCACCATCGCCCAGGCTATGATCTTCTGTCAT ACCCGAAGGacagctggctggctgtctgctgAGCTGACCAAAGAGGGCCATGTGGTGGCACTGCTGAGTGGGGAGATGACTGTTGAGCAGAGAGCGGCCATCATTGAACGCttcagggaggggaaagagaaagtCCTTGTGACCACCAACGTATGCTCCAGAG GCATTGATGTTGAGCAAGTTTCCGTGGTGATCAACTTTGACCTGCCCATGGACAAAGACGGAAACGCTGACAACGAGACATACCTTCACCGGATTGGCCGAACAGGACGTTTCGGCAAGAGGGGGCTTGCCGTCAATATGATTGACAGCAAACAAAGCATGAACATTCTCAACCAAATCGAGGAGCATTTTA ATAAGAAGATAAACAAACTTGACACTGACGATCTGGATGAAATCGAGAAAATCAGCAACTGA
- the LOC111966727 gene encoding ATP-dependent RNA helicase DDX19A-like isoform X2: MATDSWALAVDKQESTTDSFGSLVIRSPPRGGGDAAFRKAKGTTKQVENGTEGEEKEDKAAQSLLNKMIHTSLVNTTNQVEVLQRDPNSPLYSVKTFEELRLKDELLRGVYDMGFNRPSKIQENALPMMLAEPPQNLIAQSQSGTGKTAAFALAMLSHVDPANKWTQCLCIAPTYELALQTGKVIEQMGKFYPEVKLAYAIRGNKLDRGTKIQEQIVIGTPGTVLDWCSKLKIIDPKKISVFVLDEADVMIATQGHQDQSIRIQRMLPNECQMLLFSATFEDSVWKFAERVVPDPNIIKLKREEETLDTIKQYYVLCNDKDEKFTALCNIYGAITIAQAMIFCHTRRTAGWLSAELTKEGHVVALLSGEMTVEQRAAIIERFREGKEKVLVTTNVCSRGIDVEQVSVVINFDLPMDKDGNADNETYLHRIGRTGRFGKRGLAVNMIDSKQSMNILNQIEEHFNKKINKLDTDDLDEIEKISN; the protein is encoded by the exons ATGGCTACTGACTCCTGGGCTCTGGCTGTCGATAAACAGGAATCTACGACTGACTCT TTCGGCTCCTTGGTGATAAGATCTCCACCTCGAGGTGGAGGTGATGCTGCATTTAGAAAGGCAAAAG GTACCACAAAACAAGTGGAGAATGGCACCGAAGGGGAAGAAAAAG AGGACAAAGCGGCCCAGTCGTTGTTGAATAAGATGATCCACACCAGCCTTGTGAACACTACCAATCAAGTAGAGGTTCTTCAGAGGGATCCAAACTCTCCTCTTTACTCGGTCAAGACATTTGAAGAGCTGAGACT GAAAGATGAGCTGCTAAGAGGAGTGTATGACATGGGTTTCAACAGACCCTCTAAGATCCAGGAGAATGCCCTGCCCATGATGCTGGCAGAGCC ACCTCAGAACCTGATTGCCCAATCACAGTCCGGCACAGGTAAAACAGCTGCCTTTGCGCTGGCCATGCTCAGCCATGTTGACCCAGCTAACAAATGGACTCAG TGTCTTTGCATTGCCCCAACGTACGAGCTAGCCTTGCAGACTGGTAAAGTCATTGAACAGATGGGGAAATTCTATCCTGAGGTCAAATTGGCATATGCCATTCGTGGCAATAAAT TGGACCGAGGGACGAAGATTCAGGAGCAAATTGTCATCGGGACACCTGGCACGGTCCTAGACTGGTGCTCCAAACTGAAGATCATCGACCCCAAGAAGATCAGCGTCTTCGTCCTGGATGAGGCTGACGTCATGATTGCCACACAAGGTCACCAGGACCAGAGCATCCGGATCCAAAG AATGTTGCCAAATGAATGTCAGATGCTGCTGTTTTCGGCCACGTTTGAGGACTCAGTCTGGAAGTTTGCCGAGAGGGTTGTGCCAGACCCCAACATCATCAAGTTGAAACGTGAAGAGGAGACTCTGGACACCATCAAGCAGTATTACGTGCTCTGCAATGATAAGGACGAGAAGTTCACAGCCCTCTGTAATATCTACGGAGCCATCACCATCGCCCAGGCTATGATCTTCTGTCAT ACCCGAAGGacagctggctggctgtctgctgAGCTGACCAAAGAGGGCCATGTGGTGGCACTGCTGAGTGGGGAGATGACTGTTGAGCAGAGAGCGGCCATCATTGAACGCttcagggaggggaaagagaaagtCCTTGTGACCACCAACGTATGCTCCAGAG GCATTGATGTTGAGCAAGTTTCCGTGGTGATCAACTTTGACCTGCCCATGGACAAAGACGGAAACGCTGACAACGAGACATACCTTCACCGGATTGGCCGAACAGGACGTTTCGGCAAGAGGGGGCTTGCCGTCAATATGATTGACAGCAAACAAAGCATGAACATTCTCAACCAAATCGAGGAGCATTTTA ATAAGAAGATAAACAAACTTGACACTGACGATCTGGATGAAATCGAGAAAATCAGCAACTGA